A stretch of DNA from Prochlorococcus marinus str. SB:
TCGACATCATTATCTTTTCTTCATCATCCTGGATATTATTTTCAGGAAGTTCGCCAATAACGAGATCTAAAAGATCTCCAGTACCTGAACCATGAATAGCCGAAACAGGATTAGGTTCTCCTAATCCTAATTTCCAGAACTCTGAAGCCAAGGATATTCCTAGAGTAGTCGATTCGCATTTATTAACAGCAACAATTGTTTTACAGCTTGAGTTTCTTAACCATTTTGCTATTGATAAATCACCATCAGTAACGCCTTGATTCCCATCTACCACAAGTAATGCGAGTGAAGCCTCTTCTAGAGCCAAGAAAACTTGTGTCCTTATCTCAGGGAGAAATTCACTATCATCATCAAAAACTAAACCTCCAGTATCAACTATTTGAAATTCCTTACCTCCCCATGAAGCATTTTGATAAGTTCTATCTCTTGTAACACCAGGCTTATCAAATACTATTGCATCATTACTTTGGCAAAGACGATTAACTAAGGTAGATTTCCCAACGTTAGGTCTTCCGATAATTGCTATTGTAGGAAGAATCAATTCTTCTCTCCAAAGAAAGTAGTATCCATTACAACTATACCTTTAATAGAATCATTTACCTTTTTCAGAAAAACTTATTTAATTTCTGGATCGCCAAAATGTCCTTTAACTGGATTAACAGGGGGTGAACAAGTACTTGGCATTAATCCACTTTCTTTTGAAAAACAATCATTTTCAATCGCCCAATAAATCAACCAATTTACTGCCGTCGCTCTTCTAGTTCTTCTCGGATAAAGTTCATTAATCTTATAGCCTTTAAAATTAAGAAAATTTTTCAATCCCTGTTTATACTCTTTTGGAATTGATCGAGTCAAATGTACTGAGGCTGGTCGCTCTGAAATGATTTGAGGAGCTTTTTCAAATTTTTCTGACCAATAAGAAGGGGTTAATGCGCTAAAGGCCCAATGATCTATAGAGAGTTCTTTAGTATAAAAAAGTCTTTCCCAAACCAATTCACAAACAAAAACATCACTAACCCTATCTTCGAGAACAAGAAATAATAGATCCTTACATATTGGCCATGTAAATTGATTTTCAACTAATTCTTCTTTTTTATACATTAATCGAACCTTATCAAAATCAAAGAGAAATAAGGCATAAATTCCTTTTTATATTGTGATGCATATTGAATAATTTGATCAGGCATCCCAACACTTAAAGCTATTAATGATGTATTGATGATATCCTCTCTTTTTAAAATTTCTCTGACTAAATTCCATCTTTTGCCAACTTTCATAATTGCCAATACCGTTTTATTTGACTTACTTTCCCTAATTAGGGTTGTTAATTCAGATTCTGAAGAAGGGCATTCTTTAATGATCAAGGTCTCGCCTTTTTTTACCAAATCAAAATCATTCAAAGCTGCTGCTGCTGAAATAGAGGAAATACCAGGTATTGTTTTGGTAATAATTTCAGCATGATTATTTTTTATTAACCTCAAAATATTAGAGGAACTTGCAAATAGTGAAGTATCTCCAAGACAAAGTAAAACAACTGATTCTCCATTTTTTATATATTTAACAATTTTTTCTACAGCATTAGACCATATTTCATCTGGATCAAAATCCTTCCTAGCCATGGGAAAGATGATAGGTATATTTTTTTTAAATTTGGTGTAATTCTTGACTATTTCTGCAGCGAAACTCTTTTTATTATCATCTGATATTGGGAAAACTATAACTTTCGCTTTTTTTATTGCATCTACAGCCGCAATTGTTAAAAGCGATGGATCTCCAGGGCCTACACCAACGATGGTGAATGTTGGTAAATCAGTTTTATATCGATTAAGTAAACTTAAGAACTTGTTTATTATCATTTTTATTTTATTAACTTTAGCTATGTACCCTTGGCAATACAAAAGTTTCAGCTAGTATTGACGACTCAATTTCAGACAATTCCTCTAACCTTTTGAAAGTTTGATTTTTAGAGAATTTAGTTTGCGCTAATTTCCAATAAACTCCAAAATGTCTTGCCTCACTCTCAAGCAGAGACTCATAGAGGGATTTAAATGATTTATCTTCAGAATTCAGCGCAAGTAAGCTTAATCTTTCATGACTTCTTGCTTCAATAAGTCCTGCTATTAAGAAACTATCAAGCATTCTATTGGGCTCTTCCTTTCTTATATTCTTGGACAATTCAGCCCCATATGGAGGCGGTTTTAAGGACTCAAGAGAATGTCCAAGATCCTTTAAAAAATAAAGTATTTTTTCAAAATGCTCTAATTCCTCTCTCGCTATTGGGCTTAAAACTTCTGCCAGATTTGGTTCTGATGGATATCTAAACATCAATTGAATAGCTACTCCTGCTGCTTTTCTTTCACAATGAGCATGGTCAATAAGAATATCGATTGGATTAGATAATGCGAGTTCGATCCACTTATCTGAGGTTAATGACGATAAATATTTAATATGAGAAGAAGGCCTTTTAAAATCAACTAGCATTTAATTTTTACTATTTAAATATCCAATGATTCCTTCAAGAGCTAAGGAATAACTTGATATACCAAATCCACTAATAATTCCTATAGCTTTATCTGTAAGAAAAGATTCTTTGCGAAAATCTTCTCTACTAAAAATATTTGAAATATGTAACTCTACAAATGGAATTTTTGATCCAATTAAAGCATCTCTAATGGAAATCGAGGTATGAGTAAAAGCACCAGCATTTATAAGAATACCTTGAATACTTTTTACAGAATCCTGAATTTTATCTACTATTTCCCCTTCATGATTACTTTGAAAACATTCAAGATTAATACTTTTTTGTTTAGCAACCTTAGTTAAATCTTCTTCTATGTCGCCCAATGTTTTATTTCCATATATTTCAGGTTCTCTAGTTCCCAAAAGATTGAGATTTGGTCCATTTATCAATAGTATATTCATCATCAATAAAGTCTTTTCTATTAAATGCTATCTAGAAAGAAACAAAAAATCCAAAACATTTTCACACAAAGTGACCATTAACTGATAAGTTCAAATAGTGGGGGTCGGTGCCCGAGTGGTTAAAGGGGGCGGACTGTAAATCCGCTGGCTCTGCCTACGTTGGTTCAAATCCAACCCGGCCCACTTTAAAATTGCCCTTGTAGCTCAGCGGTAGAGCACTCCCTTGGTAAGGGAGAGGTCTCGGGTTCAAGTCCCGACGAGGGCATACCCAAAAGCCTTACTACCACTAAAGTTTAAGAGAATCAGAGATAATTTGATAAATGCCAGATATATCCAGATATATCCCTAATATATGCAATCCACTCTAATTTCTGCTCTAATAGAGGAAATAGATATTATTTCAAATGGCAAACAGTAGCAGGGATTCATGGGAAAAGTTATTAAGAAAACAAATCCACTCTAATTATGGCCGAGGTTGGTATGTAATCGGCGAAAATTCTGGTCGGACTAAATTAACCTACGAATATCCATTCGATGGTAGAAAGGCAGCCAAGACCCTCTCAATAGAGTGGAAAGAAACTAACGGATTAGAGATTCTAAAAGCCATAGAATTTATTAAGCCATTAGTACAAAATCAGAATCTTACTCTTAAGGAAGCCTCTCGAAGATGGCAGGCTCAATTCGTAGGAAATACAAAAACCCCTAACAAAGCATGGAAAGATTTTCTAATAATTCCACCAAAACATACCTATAACAAAAAAGAATTAGATAAGGCTACTAAGGAATATAAGGCTGAATTAAAAGCCTCAACTGTCGATCAGTTTATGCAAACTAAACAAGGTCTAACGAGTAAAACGGAGAAAGATTGGTATTCAAGAATTAGGCCATTTTTAGAATTAATTAGTAAAAGAAATGCACCAAAAACGGGAGAAGAATTAGTTAAGGAATTAGCTAGAGATTTAGGAGATATAACCCCCGATCAAAGGAAAAGATATATAGATGGTTGGTGCGAAATTTTAAATTATGGAATCGAAAGACATTCAATGCCTAAGAGATGGATTCCACCAAGTGAAAGTATCAGGAAAGAATTAAAAGGTTCATCAACAAGAACAAGAGAAGAGGCATTAACTCCTTATATAGAGGAGAATGATTTATTTAAATTATTAGATGATCTTGAATCAAGTGACCCTGAGATGTTTTTGGCAACTGGTTTAGTTTCTATTTTTGGATTAAGACTTGCCGAGTTAGCTGTTCTAAAAGTTAGAGAGGGAAATTTATATGTAGGCCAAGTTAAAAACAACAAAAATACCACCAATCAAAAAAGAAAAGATAGAAGAGTATTTGCTATGGATTTAGTTGAAAAACCAAATTTAGGGAAAAAATTAATTCATTTATATAAGTCTCAATTAATTAAATTACCTGCAACAATTTTGACTCAAATAAATTTAGTCCAAAAGAAGAACAGATTTGGAGATGTTGGCCAAGCCTTTCGAGATCAATTATTAAAGAATAAAGTTTGGAAAGAAATAGAGAAAAAGAATAAAGATATTACTCCATATTCCTTACGTCATAGATTTGCTCATCAATGCCACAAAGGTTCAAATAATCCAATAAGTATTAAAGATGCTGCTGCTGCTATGGGTCATAAAGTAGGAACTCACATGAGTAACTATGGAAGTTATACAACTGATCTTGCTATAGAAAAAGCATTTGAAAGACACGCTGAAAATAGGATAGAGGTTTAGTTATGGCATATTGCGAAGAGATAAAAGATTATGAAGATCACAAGTGGTACTTGATAGATCGTAAACCCTCAAAATGTCCTAATTGTGGCAATAAAACTATTGCCAAAGCTGTTCTTGGTTATCCACTAGAGGAGGATTGGTATAACGATAAGATTTTTAATATTGGTTGCTTACCTACCCCATTTCCTGAGCAAGAAAAGTTTGGCTGTAATACTTGCGATAGTAGATTTTTTAAAGACACTCCAAATGCTAGAGCTTACTTAAATGGGGAGGGTGAGTGGTACGACCAATATGATTAGTAATTATGAATTGCTATCCTTATTGGCAGATGGCTATTAAGTATTAATGAAACTATTATTATTGCTACCTTTGTTATTAGGTTTTTCAGTTCCAGCTATTGCTCATAATGAAGCTAATGGTGGTTGCGGTGTGCATTGTGAAGAAAAGCGCGATGAAAAGCGCTCGGAAAATGATGCTAATGATGATAATCCTCTTCCTGATATTTGAAGATATGGATCTGTTGTGCTTGTTGCTTGTGGGGGGGGAAGATGCGAAATGGATTAAAAAGCTAGATATATCCAATTAGTAGCCAAAGCCTAATTAGCTGCTATAACAGTAATATCTAAAGCCACATTGATGGCTTGAAGTTTCCCACCTCAAGACTTTTTACTTGAAAACGATTTAAACAATTTGCTCTAATCATCTCTAGAAAAAATTGGTTTGAAAATTGGTAAAACTGTAAATCTCTCGATGAACAAGAAACAGGGTTAATCGAAAATATATTGAGTAATTTTTAATGTCCGAAATGCCACGCCAAAAAAATAAAGTTCAACAAATTTCTCGAAATCGTGTTTCTGAGAATGTTGATTTTCTTGGTTTTATTTTGAGTCGTTCAACTCCAGAGGAGATTGATTTATGGAGGAATAAATTTCCTCGATTATCAAAGGCAATTAAAACTGGACTAAAA
This window harbors:
- a CDS encoding DUF1823 family protein, encoding MYKKEELVENQFTWPICKDLLFLVLEDRVSDVFVCELVWERLFYTKELSIDHWAFSALTPSYWSEKFEKAPQIISERPASVHLTRSIPKEYKQGLKNFLNFKGYKINELYPRRTRRATAVNWLIYWAIENDCFSKESGLMPSTCSPPVNPVKGHFGDPEIK
- the cobI gene encoding precorrin-2 C(20)-methyltransferase, which encodes MIINKFLSLLNRYKTDLPTFTIVGVGPGDPSLLTIAAVDAIKKAKVIVFPISDDNKKSFAAEIVKNYTKFKKNIPIIFPMARKDFDPDEIWSNAVEKIVKYIKNGESVVLLCLGDTSLFASSSNILRLIKNNHAEIITKTIPGISSISAAAALNDFDLVKKGETLIIKECPSSESELTTLIRESKSNKTVLAIMKVGKRWNLVREILKREDIINTSLIALSVGMPDQIIQYASQYKKEFMPYFSLILIRFD
- a CDS encoding tRNA-(ms[2]io[6]A)-hydroxylase; translated protein: MLVDFKRPSSHIKYLSSLTSDKWIELALSNPIDILIDHAHCERKAAGVAIQLMFRYPSEPNLAEVLSPIAREELEHFEKILYFLKDLGHSLESLKPPPYGAELSKNIRKEEPNRMLDSFLIAGLIEARSHERLSLLALNSEDKSFKSLYESLLESEARHFGVYWKLAQTKFSKNQTFKRLEELSEIESSILAETFVLPRVHS
- the aroQ gene encoding type II 3-dehydroquinate dehydratase: MNILLINGPNLNLLGTREPEIYGNKTLGDIEEDLTKVAKQKSINLECFQSNHEGEIVDKIQDSVKSIQGILINAGAFTHTSISIRDALIGSKIPFVELHISNIFSREDFRKESFLTDKAIGIISGFGISSYSLALEGIIGYLNSKN